A section of the Clostridium sp. TW13 genome encodes:
- a CDS encoding zinc-ribbon domain-containing protein: MADKTLVCKDCGEEFVFTEGEQEFYKEKGFENDPVRCNTCRKARKQQSNRR, from the coding sequence ATGGCAGATAAAACTTTAGTATGCAAGGATTGTGGAGAGGAATTTGTTTTCACAGAAGGAGAACAAGAATTTTATAAAGAAAAAGGCTTTGAGAATGATCCTGTAAGATGCAATACTTGTAGAAAAGCTAGAAAGCAACAAAGTAATAGAAGATAG